One window of Candidatus Omnitrophota bacterium genomic DNA carries:
- the argH gene encoding argininosuccinate lyase, translating into MTNNKLWGGRFKKDLDRDVFDFTKSIAFDKRLAIYDIEGSIAHAEMLGKCKVISQKEKALLIKGLKSLKNKLTLFNLDKHEDIHTAVVNLLRREIGKIADKLHIGRSRNDQVVLDLRLCCKEEIKEIVKGIKNLQTCFLKGVKKFSDKVTIPSYTHLKNAQCILFSQQLLAYLQMLERDKERLYDALKRVDVMPLGSGAGRGVSFSIDRFYVAKRLGFSRVSENSIDSVSDRDFVIEVLSCLAILMMHLSRIAEDFILFSSDEFGFVEGDDRHYTGSSMLPHKKNPDPLELIRGYSGRVYGNLVSVLVMMKGLPLTYNRDMQLDKPPFFDSVDIVKSSIYILEKVLYGIKVKIEKLKKASMNEFIFASDIAEFLVTKGYSWQEAHDATGRLILESIEKKKPLKEMSEKELKKIIPQLNRNLISELLHPLKSVRRIRSYGGSSPASIKVQIRDWEKRLR; encoded by the coding sequence ATGACTAATAATAAATTATGGGGGGGGAGGTTTAAGAAAGATTTAGATAGAGATGTTTTTGATTTTACTAAGAGCATCGCTTTCGATAAACGTTTGGCTATTTATGATATAGAAGGAAGCATTGCCCATGCCGAGATGTTGGGAAAGTGTAAGGTTATTTCTCAGAAAGAAAAAGCGCTTTTAATAAAAGGTTTAAAGAGTTTAAAGAATAAATTAACATTATTTAACTTAGATAAACATGAAGATATCCATACTGCGGTAGTTAACTTGTTACGTAGAGAGATAGGGAAAATTGCAGACAAACTGCATATTGGGAGGTCGCGTAATGACCAGGTTGTTTTAGATTTGCGCCTTTGTTGTAAAGAAGAAATTAAGGAAATTGTTAAGGGAATTAAGAATTTACAGACCTGTTTTTTGAAAGGAGTAAAGAAGTTTAGTGATAAAGTTACCATCCCTTCCTATACTCATCTTAAGAACGCCCAGTGTATCTTATTCTCACAGCAGTTGCTTGCTTATCTTCAGATGTTAGAACGAGATAAAGAGAGGCTTTACGATGCGTTGAAGAGGGTAGATGTAATGCCCTTAGGCAGTGGTGCAGGAAGAGGGGTTAGTTTTTCTATCGATAGATTTTATGTAGCAAAAAGATTGGGTTTTTCTCGTGTTTCAGAAAATAGTATCGATAGCGTGAGTGACCGAGATTTTGTCATTGAGGTACTTTCCTGTTTGGCTATTTTAATGATGCATCTTTCGCGAATTGCGGAAGATTTTATTCTTTTCTCAAGTGATGAATTTGGTTTCGTTGAGGGAGATGACCGTCACTATACGGGTTCGAGCATGTTACCACACAAGAAAAATCCCGACCCCTTAGAGCTTATTCGAGGTTATAGTGGGCGAGTTTATGGCAACCTGGTTTCGGTTTTGGTAATGATGAAGGGGCTTCCTTTGACTTACAATCGAGATATGCAGTTAGATAAGCCTCCTTTTTTTGATTCGGTTGATATCGTAAAAAGTTCAATTTATATTTTAGAGAAAGTTCTCTATGGGATAAAAGTAAAGATAGAAAAATTAAAAAAAGCATCTATGAATGAATTCATTTTTGCTTCAGACATTGCGGAGTTCTTAGTGACTAAGGGATACTCCTGGCAGGAAGCACATGATGCAACAGGAAGATTGATCCTTGAGTCCATAGAGAAGAAAAAGCCTCTAAAAGAAATGTCGGAAAAAGAACTTAAGAAGATAATACCTCAATTAAATAGAAATTTGATTTCCGAACTACTTCACCCCTTAAAATCAGTTAGACGCATAAGGTCCTATGGAGGCTCAAGCCCCGCGAGCATAAAAGTTCAGATTAGAGACTGGGAGAAGAGATTGAGATAG
- the lysA gene encoding diaminopimelate decarboxylase, translating to MHEFRYVKDSFYCEEVKVEVLAKHFGTPLYVYSYNTLIDHYLKLKHAFQEKKPLICYSVKANSNLSILKILVDKGAGLDIVSGGELFRALKVKCPPQRIVYASVGKTDREIEEAIKKGILFFNIESPPELENINDIAKKIKKKAGVAIRINPDVEPKTHKFITTGKLTNKFGLDFKTAEEILKNKAKYPWVRIKGLHIHIGSQITESSPFVSAIKKLVDFYNQIKTENEDLEYLNIGGGLGIVYHKEKPQTAEEFALQVLPILRKTGLKIILEPGRFIAGPSGILVVKVLYIKNTPLKKFIIVDGGMNDLIRPALYGAYHEIIPLCQNTSAPTTSKYDVVGPICESGDFFAKDRELPPLKGGDYLAIMGTGAYGFSMASNYNSRPRPAEVLVKEDKAYLIRKRETYQDLIGNEIVMHKLKAQSSKLKTKNKN from the coding sequence ATGCATGAATTTAGATATGTGAAGGACAGTTTCTATTGTGAGGAAGTTAAGGTAGAGGTTTTAGCAAAGCATTTCGGAACGCCCCTCTATGTCTATAGCTATAACACCCTTATTGATCACTATCTAAAATTAAAGCATGCCTTTCAAGAGAAAAAACCACTTATTTGCTATTCTGTGAAAGCCAATTCCAATCTTTCTATACTTAAAATCCTCGTCGATAAAGGAGCAGGATTAGACATTGTTTCCGGGGGAGAGCTTTTCCGTGCCTTAAAAGTAAAATGCCCTCCGCAAAGAATTGTTTATGCTTCCGTGGGGAAAACCGATAGAGAAATTGAAGAAGCAATTAAGAAAGGGATTTTGTTCTTTAATATAGAGTCGCCCCCAGAGTTAGAAAATATAAATGATATTGCTAAAAAAATAAAGAAGAAAGCTGGTGTGGCTATTCGTATTAATCCCGATGTGGAACCAAAGACTCATAAATTCATTACTACAGGGAAACTAACCAATAAATTTGGTTTAGATTTTAAGACCGCAGAGGAAATTTTAAAAAATAAGGCAAAATATCCTTGGGTAAGGATAAAAGGGTTACATATCCATATTGGTTCTCAGATTACCGAAAGTTCACCTTTTGTTTCAGCAATTAAAAAGTTGGTTGATTTTTATAACCAAATAAAAACAGAGAATGAAGATTTGGAATACCTCAATATCGGGGGTGGATTAGGTATTGTTTATCACAAAGAAAAGCCCCAGACGGCGGAAGAGTTTGCTTTGCAGGTGTTACCTATTTTGAGAAAAACAGGATTAAAAATTATTCTTGAACCAGGCAGATTTATCGCTGGGCCAAGTGGAATACTGGTGGTTAAGGTTTTATATATTAAGAATACTCCCTTAAAAAAATTTATTATTGTTGATGGAGGGATGAATGATTTAATACGTCCAGCGCTATACGGTGCTTATCATGAGATAATACCACTGTGCCAGAACACCAGCGCCCCAACTACCAGTAAATATGATGTTGTGGGTCCGATTTGTGAAAGTGGAGATTTCTTTGCCAAAGACAGAGAATTGCCTCCTCTAAAAGGAGGGGATTATTTAGCAATAATGGGAACCGGTGCTTATGGGTTTAGTATGGCAAGTAATTATAACTCCCGACCAAGGCCTGCAGAAGTCTTAGTTAAGGAAGATAAGGCGTATCTTATTAGAAAAAGAGAAACCTATCAAGACCTGATTGGGAATGAAATAGTTATGCATAAGCTCAAAGCTCAAAGCTCAAAACTAAAAACTAAAAACAAAAACTAA
- the dapF gene encoding diaminopimelate epimerase: MDKVDFVKMVASGNDFVLIEGKRKKQQLANYSDLAKKICERKFGVGADGILIVDKSTVADFKMRIFNPDGSEAEMCGNGLRCVALFAKSKIKNYATKISREKSKNFRIETEAGILEATVEGDKVKIKMIEPKDLKMDISLYIGGEKYIVHYINTGVPHAILFVNDLKNTNVKGLGKIIRFHPRFLPQGTNVDFVEVKDRRNILLRTYERGVEDETLACGTGAVASAIISNLKLKKSRMEKNCEIKVLTQGGEILKVFFERKDDNFKNVWLEGNAKIVFKGVYYG; the protein is encoded by the coding sequence ATGGATAAAGTTGATTTTGTAAAGATGGTGGCATCGGGTAATGATTTTGTGCTCATTGAAGGAAAGAGAAAAAAGCAACAATTAGCAAACTATAGCGATTTGGCAAAGAAAATCTGTGAGAGAAAATTCGGTGTGGGCGCAGATGGAATTTTGATAGTAGATAAATCAACTGTTGCCGATTTTAAGATGCGTATTTTTAATCCCGATGGTTCAGAGGCAGAGATGTGTGGAAATGGATTGCGTTGTGTTGCCCTTTTTGCAAAATCAAAAATAAAAAATTATGCCACAAAAATTAGTAGAGAAAAATCAAAAAATTTCAGAATAGAGACTGAAGCAGGAATCTTAGAGGCAACTGTTGAGGGAGATAAAGTGAAGATAAAAATGATTGAGCCTAAGGATTTAAAGATGGATATAAGCCTCTATATCGGTGGAGAGAAATATATAGTTCATTATATCAACACGGGAGTTCCTCATGCTATTCTATTTGTAAATGACTTGAAAAACACCAATGTCAAAGGATTGGGGAAGATTATTCGTTTTCATCCGCGGTTTTTGCCGCAAGGGACCAACGTTGATTTTGTGGAGGTAAAGGATAGGAGGAATATTTTGTTACGTACTTATGAGAGGGGAGTGGAAGACGAGACACTTGCCTGTGGAACCGGAGCTGTGGCTTCGGCAATAATTTCAAATTTAAAATTAAAAAAATCAAGAATGGAGAAAAATTGTGAAATAAAAGTACTTACCCAAGGTGGAGAAATATTAAAAGTTTTTTTTGAAAGAAAAGATGATAATTTCAAGAATGTTTGGTTAGAAGGCAATGCAAAAATAGTTTTTAAGGGGGTGTATTATGGATAA
- the dapA gene encoding 4-hydroxy-tetrahydrodipicolinate synthase produces the protein MDKNKFKGSIVAIVTPFKEEKVDEKSFKKLLNFHVKEGTDGIVPCGTTGESATLSFEEHERVIELTIENVGGRIPVIAGTGSNSTTEAIMLTKHAKKAGADASLQVSPYYNRPTQRGLYEHFKAIAEAVDIPIILYNIASRTGVNIEPETMAKLAHDCRNIIGVKEASGSLDQMSRIKSLCPPNFLLISGDDSLTLPILAIGGVGVISVVANIVPREVKKMISSFDKGDIEEARDMHYKLLPLIKAMFIETNPIPVKTAMGLLGMCKADIRLPLCPMSVENLGKLKNALKEYGLLK, from the coding sequence ATGGATAAGAATAAGTTTAAAGGCTCGATTGTAGCAATTGTTACGCCATTTAAAGAGGAGAAGGTTGATGAAAAAAGTTTTAAGAAATTATTAAATTTTCATGTTAAAGAAGGAACCGATGGCATAGTGCCTTGCGGGACAACGGGAGAATCTGCTACACTTTCTTTTGAGGAACACGAAAGGGTCATAGAACTTACTATAGAGAATGTAGGAGGAAGGATACCCGTAATTGCGGGGACAGGTTCCAATTCTACCACCGAAGCCATCATGCTTACCAAACATGCTAAAAAGGCAGGAGCCGATGCTTCTTTACAGGTTTCTCCTTATTATAACCGTCCCACTCAGAGAGGACTCTATGAACATTTTAAGGCGATTGCAGAAGCGGTAGATATTCCTATCATTCTTTATAACATTGCCTCTCGAACAGGTGTGAATATTGAACCGGAAACGATGGCAAAACTTGCTCATGATTGTAGGAATATCATCGGAGTGAAAGAAGCCTCCGGTTCACTTGACCAGATGTCGCGGATTAAATCTCTTTGTCCTCCTAATTTTTTACTTATTTCTGGAGACGATAGCCTTACTTTACCTATTCTTGCTATTGGAGGAGTAGGGGTTATTTCAGTAGTTGCCAATATTGTTCCACGGGAGGTTAAGAAGATGATTTCTTCATTTGATAAAGGGGATATAGAAGAGGCAAGAGATATGCATTATAAATTACTTCCTTTGATAAAGGCGATGTTTATCGAGACAAATCCGATACCCGTAAAAACTGCAATGGGACTTTTAGGTATGTGTAAAGCGGATATACGTCTTCCCTTATGTCCGATGAGCGTGGAAAACCTGGGAAAATTAAAGAATGCTCTTAAGGAGTACGGTTTACTTAAATAA
- the dapB gene encoding 4-hydroxy-tetrahydrodipicolinate reductase, with protein sequence MIRLAVSGACGKMGTKIIELASKDKEFQLVVALEAKGHPKIGDVVQGFKISDNPEEIKNTDCLVEFTNPSATIEHLNIAVKYNKAMVIGTTGLNEEEKLKIKDASRYIPIVSSPNMSVGVNLLFRLTREAASTLTSEYKVKIIEAHHIHKKDAPSGTAKVLAEIIKKHTGKEVTDIKSIREGEIVGDHRVIFDSPFDTIELFHSAKTRDIFAKGALVAAKFVVKQRPGLFDMQVVK encoded by the coding sequence ATGATTAGACTGGCAGTAAGTGGTGCGTGTGGGAAAATGGGGACGAAGATTATCGAACTGGCAAGTAAAGATAAAGAGTTTCAATTAGTAGTTGCTTTAGAAGCGAAGGGGCATCCGAAGATAGGGGATGTTGTCCAGGGGTTTAAAATCAGCGACAATCCCGAAGAAATTAAAAATACAGACTGTCTTGTTGAGTTTACTAATCCTTCTGCTACCATAGAGCATCTGAACATCGCCGTTAAATATAATAAAGCAATGGTGATTGGAACCACGGGATTGAATGAAGAAGAGAAGTTAAAAATAAAAGATGCCTCACGTTATATTCCTATTGTTTCTTCTCCTAATATGTCGGTAGGTGTAAATCTCCTTTTTCGTTTGACACGTGAAGCTGCGAGCACGCTTACTTCCGAATATAAGGTAAAAATAATTGAAGCACATCACATTCATAAGAAAGATGCCCCTTCTGGTACCGCAAAAGTGTTAGCGGAGATTATTAAGAAACATACAGGAAAAGAAGTTACCGATATAAAATCCATTCGTGAAGGAGAAATTGTGGGAGACCATCGTGTTATTTTTGATAGCCCTTTTGATACGATAGAATTGTTTCATTCTGCTAAGACACGCGATATTTTTGCTAAAGGCGCTCTGGTAGCAGCAAAGTTTGTGGTGAAACAGAGGCCCGGACTTTTTGATATGCAGGTGGTAAAATGA
- a CDS encoding LL-diaminopimelate aminotransferase: MKITKRLKQLPPYLFAEIDRIKRSMREKGIDLIDLGIGDPDQPTPAHIVDSLCRAAHVPANHRYALDQGLLEFRTAVSRWYKKRFNVELDPHHEIYPLIGSKEGIAHLPLAFIDPQEIALIPDPCYPPYKSGAILAGGKPYLLPLRPKNNFLPDFKKISSSILKKARIFFLNYPNNPTASICPEEFYKDVIRFAQRNKILICHDAAYSEISFDTYRAPSFLEFPGAKEVGIEFHSLSKTYNMTGWRIGWVCGNREAVGALGKVKTNIDSGIFQAIQIAGISALEGDQSHIEQMNAIYRTRRDCLIEGLRKIGWEIKKPLATFYIWAPLPKPHYSSIKFAKLILEEANVVVTPGVGFGKAGEGFVRFSLTNSVERISEAIERIKKVL; encoded by the coding sequence ATGAAAATAACCAAACGTCTTAAGCAACTACCTCCTTATCTCTTTGCTGAAATAGACCGCATAAAAAGGAGTATGCGTGAGAAAGGCATAGACCTTATTGATTTAGGAATAGGAGACCCCGACCAACCTACACCTGCTCATATTGTGGACAGTCTTTGCCGGGCTGCACACGTTCCAGCCAACCATCGTTACGCTCTTGACCAAGGATTATTAGAATTTAGAACAGCAGTTAGTAGATGGTACAAGAAGAGATTTAATGTAGAACTTGACCCTCACCATGAAATTTATCCTCTTATTGGCTCCAAAGAAGGGATTGCACATTTACCCCTTGCTTTTATCGATCCTCAAGAGATTGCCTTAATTCCCGATCCTTGTTATCCCCCTTACAAAAGCGGGGCTATCCTCGCTGGCGGTAAACCCTATCTTTTGCCTCTTCGTCCCAAGAATAATTTTTTACCGGATTTTAAAAAAATCAGTAGTTCTATTCTTAAAAAAGCGCGCATATTTTTCTTAAATTATCCTAATAATCCCACCGCAAGTATATGCCCAGAAGAGTTCTATAAAGATGTAATTCGCTTTGCACAGAGAAACAAAATCCTTATCTGTCATGATGCGGCTTATTCCGAGATAAGCTTTGATACCTATCGTGCCCCCAGCTTCCTTGAATTTCCTGGAGCAAAAGAGGTAGGGATTGAATTCCATTCACTTTCTAAAACCTATAATATGACAGGTTGGCGCATTGGATGGGTTTGTGGAAATAGGGAAGCGGTTGGTGCGCTGGGTAAAGTAAAGACAAACATTGATTCGGGAATATTCCAAGCAATTCAAATTGCAGGGATATCGGCTTTGGAAGGCGACCAGTCGCATATAGAGCAGATGAATGCAATTTACAGAACAAGACGGGATTGTTTGATAGAAGGCTTAAGGAAAATTGGCTGGGAAATAAAAAAACCTTTAGCTACTTTTTATATCTGGGCTCCTTTACCTAAGCCTCATTATTCCTCTATAAAATTTGCCAAGCTTATTTTAGAAGAGGCAAATGTAGTAGTAACCCCGGGAGTAGGTTTTGGGAAAGCAGGGGAGGGTTTTGTCAGATTTAGTTTAACTAATTCTGTAGAGAGAATTAGCGAGGCGATAGAGAGAATAAAGAAGGTATTGTAA
- the folK gene encoding 2-amino-4-hydroxy-6-hydroxymethyldihydropteridine diphosphokinase, giving the protein MKVCYIGVGSNQGNRLRNINKAIVFLKQDKKIRFLRRSRIYETEPLGPPQRKFLNGIWKIKTEYSPFELLERLKEIESLLGRKSSVRWGPRPIDLDILFYNRLILNNRRLIIPHPEVAKRIFVLKPLSEISPFLRHPVMKRTIKTLLKNYEDSKKN; this is encoded by the coding sequence ATGAAGGTTTGCTATATCGGTGTAGGTTCAAATCAGGGTAATCGTCTGAGGAATATAAATAAAGCAATTGTGTTCTTAAAACAAGATAAAAAAATTAGATTCTTAAGAAGGTCGCGTATTTATGAAACTGAGCCCCTTGGACCTCCACAGAGAAAATTTCTTAATGGTATTTGGAAAATTAAAACCGAATACTCGCCTTTTGAACTTTTGGAACGATTGAAAGAGATTGAATCTCTATTGGGAAGAAAGAGTTCTGTAAGATGGGGACCAAGGCCCATAGATTTGGACATTCTTTTTTATAATCGCTTAATTTTGAATAATAGAAGATTAATCATTCCTCATCCAGAAGTTGCAAAACGTATCTTTGTGCTTAAACCATTGAGTGAGATTTCTCCTTTTTTGAGACATCCGGTAATGAAGAGAACAATAAAAACTCTCTTGAAAAATTATGAAGATAGTAAGAAAAATTAA
- the panC gene encoding pantoate--beta-alanine ligase produces MKIVRKIKRMQNLVKDLKQKGKTIGFVPTMGYLHNGHLSLARQARKDNDFVVLSIFVNPLQFGPKEDFKRYPRDFKRDMRLAKEVGVDIIFIPQDKEMYPQDYVTYVEVERLTKKLCGRFRPGHFKGVTTVVMKLFNIVNPDVAYFGQKDAQQARIIEKMVEDLNMNIKIKILPIVREKDGLAMSSRNVYLSPQERERAVCLYEALKKAEEMVSQGIRNAEKIRREIKKVLAKKKVYRIDYIEVVDAKTLTPLNKLEGKILIALAVWIGRTRLIDNTILTL; encoded by the coding sequence ATGAAGATAGTAAGAAAAATTAAAAGGATGCAAAATTTGGTTAAAGATTTAAAACAAAAAGGAAAAACTATTGGTTTTGTCCCAACGATGGGATACCTTCATAATGGGCATCTTTCTTTAGCGCGCCAGGCAAGAAAAGATAATGATTTTGTAGTACTAAGTATTTTTGTTAATCCTCTACAGTTTGGTCCAAAAGAGGATTTCAAACGTTATCCTCGCGATTTCAAAAGAGATATGAGATTAGCAAAAGAGGTGGGGGTGGATATAATCTTTATTCCTCAAGATAAGGAGATGTATCCTCAAGACTATGTTACCTATGTAGAAGTAGAACGACTTACAAAAAAACTCTGTGGTCGTTTTCGCCCGGGGCACTTTAAAGGAGTAACCACGGTAGTAATGAAACTCTTTAACATTGTAAATCCCGATGTTGCTTACTTTGGTCAAAAAGATGCTCAGCAGGCAAGGATAATTGAAAAGATGGTAGAAGACCTTAATATGAATATCAAGATTAAAATCTTGCCTATTGTCAGAGAAAAGGACGGACTGGCAATGAGTTCGCGCAATGTCTATTTGAGCCCTCAGGAACGAGAAAGAGCAGTTTGTCTCTATGAGGCATTGAAGAAAGCAGAAGAGATGGTTTCTCAGGGTATAAGAAATGCAGAAAAAATAAGAAGAGAGATAAAAAAAGTTCTTGCTAAAAAAAAGGTTTATCGTATAGACTATATAGAAGTAGTAGACGCCAAAACTCTTACACCACTTAATAAATTAGAAGGTAAGATATTGATTGCTTTAGCGGTTTGGATTGGCAGGACTCGCTTGATTGACAATACAATATTAACTCTTTAA
- a CDS encoding aspartate 1-decarboxylase — MMRIMFKSKIHGAVVTDANLEYEGSITIDKELLEKADILVGERVQILNINNGMRVETYVIEGKRGSGTICMNGPAARWAEIGDKIIIISYVLVEEEEIKKFKIRKVFVDDKNRPVKIKG; from the coding sequence ATGATGCGTATAATGTTTAAGTCCAAAATCCACGGTGCAGTGGTAACTGATGCTAATCTGGAATATGAAGGAAGTATTACCATCGATAAGGAATTACTTGAGAAAGCAGATATTTTAGTGGGAGAAAGAGTCCAGATTCTTAATATTAATAACGGAATGCGTGTGGAAACTTATGTCATAGAGGGTAAACGCGGTTCAGGGACCATATGCATGAACGGTCCTGCTGCTCGCTGGGCAGAGATAGGAGATAAGATTATTATTATTTCTTATGTTTTGGTGGAGGAAGAAGAAATAAAGAAATTTAAGATAAGAAAAGTATTTGTGGACGATAAGAATAGACCAGTAAAAATAAAAGGATAG
- the nadA gene encoding quinolinate synthase NadA gives MVYTVDDERKYIEHLKQRISELKKERKAVIVVHNYQREEVQDIADYIGDSLELARSVINVDAEVIVFCGVHFMAESAVILNPEKKVLLPVKEAGCPMADMITAEKLKLIKQQHPDAAVVCYVNSSARVKAESDICCTSSNAIEVVRALPHKKIIFVPDKNLGAYIQDNVKEKEIILWNGFCPTHIRLTEEEVIEAKKNYPQAQFIAHPECCPEVLALADEVLSTGGMFKYVKNSSAKDFIIGTERGVVCRLKKENPDKNFYLPSEHLVCANMKLITLGWVAHSLEFMVHEVNVPEEIRMKAKLALERMLEVSKKVRVGK, from the coding sequence ATGGTTTACACGGTAGATGATGAAAGAAAATATATCGAGCATCTCAAACAAAGGATATCTGAACTTAAGAAGGAACGCAAGGCAGTAATTGTTGTTCATAATTATCAACGTGAAGAAGTCCAGGACATTGCCGATTACATTGGAGATAGTTTGGAATTGGCGCGTTCTGTAATTAATGTTGACGCGGAGGTGATTGTTTTCTGTGGTGTGCATTTTATGGCAGAGAGTGCGGTTATCTTAAACCCTGAAAAAAAAGTTCTTTTGCCTGTAAAAGAAGCCGGCTGTCCTATGGCAGATATGATAACCGCAGAAAAGTTAAAACTGATTAAACAACAACATCCCGATGCGGCGGTAGTTTGTTACGTTAATTCTTCTGCCCGTGTAAAAGCAGAGTCTGATATATGTTGTACTTCCAGTAATGCCATAGAGGTGGTGCGGGCATTGCCCCATAAGAAAATAATTTTTGTTCCCGATAAGAATTTGGGTGCCTATATCCAGGATAATGTAAAGGAAAAGGAGATTATCCTCTGGAATGGATTCTGTCCTACCCATATTCGTTTAACCGAAGAAGAGGTTATAGAGGCTAAAAAAAATTATCCTCAGGCACAATTTATTGCTCATCCTGAATGCTGTCCCGAAGTTCTTGCTTTAGCCGATGAAGTTTTGAGCACCGGAGGGATGTTTAAATATGTGAAGAATTCCTCTGCAAAGGATTTTATCATCGGGACAGAACGAGGAGTGGTGTGTCGTTTAAAGAAAGAAAATCCCGATAAAAATTTCTATCTTCCTTCTGAGCATCTTGTCTGCGCGAATATGAAATTGATTACTTTGGGTTGGGTAGCCCATTCTTTAGAATTTATGGTTCATGAAGTGAATGTGCCTGAAGAAATAAGAATGAAAGCAAAACTTGCTTTAGAGAGAATGTTGGAGGTTTCTAAAAAGGTAAGGGTAGGGAAATAA
- a CDS encoding aspartate dehydrogenase, which translates to MLKIGIVGCGTIGKVLAHAIEDRFYPKACLSSIYDVDLMKAASLAKELKRRAYVALTLDKLIWRSHLVIESASAQASRDIALRVIKQGRDILIMSIGGIINYPALFDEAKKHNRKIYLPSGAIGGIDALRAGSIAKITQVTLTTRKPPHSFNDAPYIIEKKIDLSKIDGEVLLFEGSAEEAVKGFPQNVNIAALLSLAGIGAKNTLVRIVASPFYKYNIHEIEFEGNFGKFTARIENFPMPDNPKTSYLAALSAIATLENILGNVKLGT; encoded by the coding sequence ATGCTTAAAATAGGTATAGTTGGTTGCGGAACGATTGGTAAAGTATTAGCACATGCTATTGAAGATAGGTTCTATCCCAAAGCGTGTCTTTCCAGTATCTACGATGTTGATTTAATGAAGGCAGCAAGCCTTGCTAAAGAGTTGAAAAGAAGGGCTTATGTTGCTTTGACGCTTGATAAACTTATCTGGCGTAGCCATTTAGTAATAGAAAGTGCTTCTGCTCAGGCATCCAGAGATATTGCCCTTCGGGTCATTAAACAAGGTCGCGATATTCTCATCATGAGTATCGGAGGCATTATTAACTATCCTGCTTTATTTGATGAGGCAAAGAAACATAATCGCAAGATCTATCTTCCCTCGGGAGCCATTGGAGGAATTGATGCATTACGTGCAGGAAGTATAGCTAAAATAACCCAAGTAACTTTAACTACCCGTAAACCCCCACATAGTTTTAATGATGCACCTTATATCATAGAGAAAAAAATAGACCTTAGTAAGATAGATGGCGAGGTGCTTCTCTTTGAAGGTTCGGCAGAGGAGGCAGTAAAAGGGTTTCCTCAGAATGTAAATATTGCCGCACTCCTTTCCTTGGCAGGGATAGGGGCTAAAAATACGTTGGTAAGAATTGTTGCCTCTCCTTTTTATAAATACAATATTCATGAGATAGAGTTTGAAGGAAATTTTGGGAAATTCACAGCACGCATAGAGAATTTTCCTATGCCTGATAATCCCAAGACGAGTTATTTAGCTGCTCTTTCTGCAATTGCTACATTAGAGAACATATTAGGAAATGTTAAATTAGGCACTTAA